One Polyangia bacterium genomic window carries:
- a CDS encoding flavohemoglobin expression-modulating QEGLA motif protein produces the protein MAVSERVLSGIKEISAEILEAQRPIRVLRAISWPEEVERAFFASQGRALPRPEYRVSPEVGAAVDRFRGLKAKITGDNAIERFLRDTCDSYLTAGRMLQAVGKKEFYYHSVELYGRPASLTADRKTTNLDLADHFAKVVSSVAGTANLPSPVDELTLSAEEVLPILAARFAHFFPEHPIRVELADGIAAKAVAGVDGVKIKRGARFSRRDLSQLEFHEGHVHLATALNGRAQPYLSFTGYASPRTTATQEGLAVLTEFITRSTSLERLLRLADRTLAIKMAEDGADFLHLYQFFLSHGHGEAAAYDCARRVCRGGVVEGGAPFTKDVCYLDGLLRVTNFLRVCLVKGHLELVRLFFAGKIDLDDVPLFGRLLREGVVSEPRYLPDWARDLSYLTAFMSYAAFLGECDLSVDRRRYEDLIAHAEDEML, from the coding sequence GTGGCGGTTTCGGAGCGCGTTTTAAGCGGCATCAAAGAGATCTCCGCCGAGATTCTGGAAGCACAACGTCCCATCCGCGTCCTGCGCGCGATCTCCTGGCCCGAAGAAGTAGAACGGGCGTTCTTCGCCTCGCAAGGCCGCGCGCTGCCGCGCCCCGAGTACCGCGTGTCACCCGAGGTGGGCGCGGCCGTCGATCGCTTTCGCGGCTTGAAAGCGAAGATCACCGGCGACAACGCCATTGAAAGGTTCCTGCGCGACACCTGCGATTCATACCTCACCGCCGGCCGCATGCTGCAGGCGGTGGGCAAGAAGGAATTTTATTATCATTCGGTCGAGCTTTATGGCCGCCCGGCCAGTCTCACCGCCGATCGCAAGACCACCAACCTGGATCTGGCCGATCACTTCGCCAAGGTGGTCAGCAGCGTGGCCGGCACGGCGAACCTGCCCAGCCCGGTCGACGAGCTGACGTTGTCGGCGGAGGAGGTGCTGCCGATTCTGGCCGCCCGTTTCGCCCATTTTTTCCCCGAGCATCCCATCCGCGTCGAGCTGGCCGACGGCATCGCCGCCAAAGCGGTGGCCGGCGTGGACGGCGTGAAGATCAAACGCGGGGCGCGCTTTTCGCGGCGCGATCTGTCGCAGCTGGAATTTCACGAGGGCCATGTGCACCTGGCCACGGCGCTCAACGGCCGGGCCCAGCCGTATCTGTCGTTCACCGGCTACGCCTCGCCGCGCACCACCGCCACCCAAGAAGGCCTGGCCGTGCTGACGGAGTTCATTACCCGTTCCACCAGCCTCGAGCGCCTGTTGCGCCTGGCCGACCGGACGCTGGCCATCAAGATGGCCGAGGACGGCGCGGATTTCCTGCACCTCTACCAGTTTTTCTTGAGCCACGGCCACGGCGAGGCGGCCGCGTACGACTGCGCCCGCCGGGTTTGCCGCGGCGGCGTCGTCGAGGGTGGGGCGCCGTTCACCAAGGACGTCTGCTATCTGGACGGTCTTCTGCGGGTGACCAACTTCCTGCGGGTCTGCCTGGTGAAGGGCCACCTCGAGCTGGTGCGGTTGTTTTTCGCCGGCAAGATCGATCTCGACGACGTGCCGCTGTTCGGGCGCCTCTTGCGCGAGGGCGTGGTCAGCGAGCCGCGCTATCTGCCCGACTGGGCGCGCGACCTGTCGTATCTGACGGCGTTCATGAGCTACGCGGCGTTTCTGGGCGAGTGCGATCTGTCGGTGGATCGCCGGCGCTACGAAGATCTGATCGCCCACGCCGAAGACGAGATGCTCTAG
- a CDS encoding serine acetyltransferase, producing the protein MATQRRPTARSPYAGLADRVLSAAAGLRAGLASEGPLPSRHDIRILADELIEVLFPESHRMGNEDGALRDHVATTIETLEARLAASLFLGLHRRCPKSQIKNDRCQRRAQAITRRLLEALPDVRAVLGKDVLAAFESDPAASGIDEIVACYPGLYAIAIYRVAHHLLHGGAEVVPRMLTEHAHSRTGIDIHPGATIGESFFIDHGTGIVVGETTLIGNRVRIYQGVTLGALSVRDRGRTDRPHGRKRHPTIEDDVIIYANATILGGSTVIGQGAVVGGNAWITYSVPPGIRVGVGT; encoded by the coding sequence ATGGCCACCCAAAGACGACCGACCGCACGCTCCCCGTACGCTGGGCTGGCCGATCGGGTGCTGTCGGCGGCGGCCGGTCTGCGCGCCGGGTTGGCCTCCGAGGGGCCGCTGCCGTCGCGCCACGACATCCGCATTCTGGCCGACGAGCTGATCGAGGTGCTGTTTCCCGAATCGCACCGCATGGGCAACGAAGACGGCGCTCTCCGCGATCACGTGGCCACGACCATCGAGACATTGGAGGCGCGCCTGGCGGCGTCGTTGTTTCTGGGCCTGCACCGGCGCTGCCCGAAGAGCCAGATCAAGAACGATCGCTGCCAGCGGCGCGCGCAAGCGATCACCCGCCGCCTGCTGGAGGCGCTGCCCGACGTGCGCGCCGTCCTGGGCAAGGACGTGCTGGCCGCCTTCGAATCCGATCCCGCCGCCAGCGGCATCGACGAGATCGTCGCCTGCTATCCCGGCCTCTACGCCATCGCCATCTACCGCGTGGCCCATCACCTGCTGCACGGGGGCGCCGAGGTGGTGCCGCGCATGTTGACCGAGCACGCGCACTCGCGCACCGGCATCGACATTCACCCGGGCGCCACCATCGGCGAATCGTTCTTCATCGACCATGGCACCGGCATCGTGGTCGGCGAGACCACATTGATCGGCAACCGGGTGCGCATCTATCAGGGCGTCACGTTGGGCGCGCTCTCGGTCCGCGATCGCGGCCGCACCGATCGCCCGCACGGCCGCAAGCGCCACCCGACCATCGAGGACGACGTGATCATCTACGCCAACGCCACCATCCTGGGCGGCAGCACGGTGATCGGCCAGGGCGCAGTGGTGGGCGGCAACGCCTGGATCACCTATTCGGTGCCGCCGGGAATTCGCGTCGGGGTGGGGACGTAA